In Salinisphaera sp. LB1, one genomic interval encodes:
- the ptsP gene encoding phosphoenolpyruvate--protein phosphotransferase, with product MLELTPDAVLLDQSADDWRDALTQAGSALTRAGLVDPAYGQSLFQREREGSTYLGNGIAIPHGTPAARGYVKTTGLRLLQYPDGLEWHDGNRVSLIITIAAANDEHLDILRRLTHVLDAPGVAEGLAAASNADDVIALLSRAPVEARLDRATVAARVPVASREGLAAVAATRLYEAGVAGAAFIGQIMGQAPVSLGHKLWLVEGNAEVTQPALGVATPAEVTDAAAVFVLARMAGEDQAADEATRGLLDRVLGVLESGEAPRLAQLDTAQLIGRLAGESAGAEVLRVRVRNAHGLHARPAKNLVQIAREQRLPIRVRLESGGADAVSAASLTKVIGLGARRGQMLVFSAEGEGAAAALEAIGNAVRSGLGEDVLPLEDTSEARPSRNKTEPQVYAPAPAADTALDAVAASPGMAIAPVFVLRLPEFDYADTSDDSISERKRLDAAIREAYGQLTELIQAADGGDMAEILSMHEEMLRDPELREAAVEAINEGASAEAGWWQAIDASARAQAALADRILAERAADLRDVGRRVLGRLCGVAMPEPPEHPYILVAEDIGPSDVAQLDTERVRGLVTAKGGATSHSAILARSLGIPAVVGAGEGVLSLADGIDLIIDGERGRVVPQPSSERRQRTERAIADRAELEAEAYRARFEPAVTTDGLRIDVAANLGNTSHAADAVERGAEGVGLLRTEFIFMAHPAAPDLETQVTEYKRAFDALGPNRPLVARTLDVGGDKPLDYWPVPPEDNPFLGLRGIRLALKRPQILETQMRALIAASEGRPLRIMFPMVKDVAEFHAAKAIYDRVLAEFDHVDVQLGVMVEVPSCALLAETLAPHVDFFSIGTNDLTQYTLAIDRGHPQLSGQADGLHPAVLRLILMTVAAAEAHGCWVGVCGELASDAQAVGVLVGLGVNELSVNARQVPLVKARIRRLSQSEASTRAEALLALATAAEVREAVEAQS from the coding sequence ATGCTCGAACTCACGCCCGATGCCGTCCTGCTCGACCAGTCCGCCGACGATTGGCGCGATGCGCTCACCCAGGCCGGCTCTGCGCTCACCCGCGCCGGCCTGGTCGATCCTGCGTACGGCCAGTCGTTGTTCCAGCGCGAACGCGAGGGCTCGACCTACCTCGGCAACGGCATCGCCATTCCGCACGGCACGCCGGCCGCGCGCGGCTATGTGAAGACTACCGGGCTGCGGTTGTTGCAGTATCCAGACGGCCTGGAATGGCACGACGGCAATCGCGTATCGCTGATCATTACCATCGCGGCCGCCAACGACGAACACCTGGATATCCTGCGCCGTCTCACGCATGTGCTGGATGCGCCGGGCGTGGCCGAAGGGCTGGCCGCGGCCAGCAACGCCGATGACGTCATCGCCCTGCTTTCGCGCGCCCCGGTCGAAGCCCGGCTGGACCGGGCCACGGTGGCCGCCCGCGTGCCGGTGGCCTCGCGCGAGGGCCTGGCCGCCGTGGCCGCCACGCGGCTTTATGAGGCCGGCGTCGCCGGGGCTGCATTCATCGGCCAGATCATGGGCCAGGCGCCGGTATCGCTGGGACACAAGCTGTGGCTGGTGGAAGGCAATGCCGAGGTTACCCAGCCGGCGCTGGGGGTGGCGACACCGGCGGAAGTGACCGACGCCGCGGCCGTGTTCGTGCTTGCGCGCATGGCCGGCGAGGATCAGGCCGCGGATGAAGCCACACGCGGGCTGCTCGATCGTGTGCTCGGCGTGCTGGAATCGGGCGAGGCGCCGCGCCTGGCCCAGCTCGATACCGCCCAGTTGATCGGCCGGCTGGCCGGCGAATCCGCCGGTGCCGAGGTGCTGCGCGTACGCGTGCGCAACGCCCACGGGCTGCACGCCCGCCCGGCCAAGAATCTGGTGCAGATCGCCCGCGAGCAGCGCCTGCCGATCCGTGTGCGGCTGGAGTCGGGCGGTGCCGATGCGGTATCGGCCGCCAGCCTGACCAAGGTGATCGGGCTGGGCGCCCGGCGTGGCCAGATGCTGGTATTTTCGGCCGAAGGCGAGGGCGCGGCGGCCGCGCTCGAGGCGATCGGCAACGCCGTGCGTTCCGGGCTCGGCGAGGATGTGCTGCCGCTGGAGGACACCAGCGAAGCCCGCCCGTCGCGCAACAAGACCGAGCCGCAGGTCTATGCGCCGGCACCGGCGGCGGATACGGCGCTGGATGCCGTCGCCGCCTCCCCCGGCATGGCGATCGCGCCGGTATTCGTGCTGCGGCTGCCCGAATTCGACTATGCCGATACGTCGGACGATTCCATCAGCGAGCGCAAGCGCCTGGATGCCGCCATCCGCGAGGCCTACGGCCAGCTCACCGAGTTGATCCAGGCCGCCGATGGCGGCGACATGGCGGAAATCCTGTCCATGCACGAGGAAATGCTGCGCGATCCGGAACTGCGCGAGGCCGCGGTCGAGGCGATCAACGAGGGCGCATCCGCCGAGGCTGGCTGGTGGCAGGCCATCGATGCCTCGGCGCGCGCCCAGGCCGCGCTTGCCGACCGTATCCTGGCGGAGCGCGCGGCCGATCTGCGCGATGTCGGCCGACGCGTTCTGGGCCGGCTGTGCGGCGTGGCCATGCCCGAGCCGCCCGAGCATCCGTATATTCTGGTGGCCGAGGATATCGGCCCGTCGGATGTGGCCCAGCTCGATACCGAGCGCGTGCGCGGTCTGGTCACGGCCAAGGGTGGGGCCACCTCGCACAGCGCTATTCTGGCGCGCAGTCTGGGGATCCCGGCGGTGGTGGGCGCCGGTGAGGGCGTGCTGTCGTTGGCCGACGGCATCGACCTGATCATCGATGGCGAACGTGGCCGCGTGGTGCCGCAGCCCTCGTCCGAGCGACGCCAGCGTACCGAGCGGGCGATCGCCGATCGTGCCGAGCTCGAAGCCGAGGCGTACAGGGCCCGCTTCGAGCCGGCGGTCACCACCGACGGCCTCCGCATCGACGTCGCGGCCAATCTCGGCAATACCTCGCACGCGGCCGACGCGGTCGAGCGTGGCGCGGAGGGCGTGGGCCTGCTGCGCACCGAGTTCATTTTCATGGCGCATCCGGCCGCGCCCGATCTGGAAACCCAGGTCACCGAATACAAGCGTGCCTTCGACGCGCTCGGGCCGAACCGGCCGCTGGTGGCGCGCACGCTGGATGTCGGCGGCGACAAACCCTTGGACTACTGGCCGGTGCCGCCAGAGGACAATCCGTTTCTGGGCCTGCGCGGCATTCGATTGGCGCTCAAGCGGCCGCAGATTCTCGAAACCCAGATGCGCGCGCTGATCGCCGCCTCGGAAGGCCGGCCGCTGCGCATCATGTTCCCGATGGTCAAGGACGTGGCTGAATTCCATGCCGCCAAGGCCATCTACGATCGCGTGCTCGCCGAGTTCGACCACGTCGACGTACAGCTCGGTGTGATGGTGGAGGTGCCGTCGTGTGCGCTGCTGGCCGAAACGCTGGCGCCGCACGTGGATTTCTTCTCCATCGGCACCAACGACCTCACCCAGTACACCCTGGCCATCGACCGCGGCCATCCGCAGTTGTCGGGCCAGGCTGATGGCCTGCATCCGGCGGTGCTGCGGCTGATCCTGATGACCGTTGCCGCCGCCGAGGCGCACGGTTGCTGGGTGGGCGTGTGCGGCGAGCTGGCCAGCGACGCCCAGGCGGTCGGTGTGCTGGTGGGCCTGGGCGTTAACGAGCTGTCGGTCAACGCGCGCCAGGTCCCGCTGGTCAAGGCGCGCATTCGCCGACTGTCGCAGAGCGAGGCGTCTACCCGCGCCGAAGCCCTGCTGGCACTGGCGACCGCCGCCGAGGTGCGCGAGGCAGTCGAGGCCCAATCGTAA
- the cra gene encoding catabolite repressor/activator, translating into MTARTLADIARLAGVSRTTASYVINGQAEARRISRATVERVQAVVAAHDFQVDARAVALRRGETRTLGLVVPDLENASYARLAKRIERGARAAGYQVIIVDSDDEAATERRLVESLRARRCDGLIVASCLDRDDPFYDGVAGSGLPVIGLDRPLDETRFRSVASSNTEAARRLTASVLTRETHTILWLDAVPGLSITERRRAGFMAAVAAHDGDCQAAVRTAAAFDRASGARLLTDWLSEHPMPDALITAAYPLLDGALDVLLADAGDTPALPRAGTFGDDRVLDFLPMAVNSLPQQHDKIAQTTLERMWAALAGECTPGRDRIHRLLKQRRRKVPSGETNVPK; encoded by the coding sequence ATGACCGCCCGCACCCTTGCCGACATCGCCCGACTCGCCGGCGTGTCCCGGACCACGGCCAGCTACGTAATAAACGGCCAGGCCGAGGCCCGGCGCATCAGCCGCGCCACCGTGGAACGCGTCCAGGCCGTGGTCGCCGCCCACGATTTCCAGGTCGACGCCCGGGCCGTCGCGCTGCGCCGGGGCGAGACGCGCACCCTCGGGCTGGTGGTGCCGGATCTGGAAAATGCCAGCTACGCGCGCCTGGCCAAGCGCATCGAGCGAGGCGCGCGCGCTGCCGGCTACCAGGTGATCATCGTCGACTCCGACGACGAGGCGGCCACCGAACGCCGTCTGGTCGAGTCGCTGCGCGCCCGCCGCTGCGACGGGTTGATCGTGGCCTCCTGTCTAGACCGCGACGACCCGTTCTACGATGGCGTGGCCGGCAGCGGCCTGCCGGTGATCGGCCTGGACCGCCCACTCGACGAAACACGCTTTCGCAGCGTGGCCTCGAGCAACACGGAGGCCGCGCGCCGCCTCACCGCCTCGGTTCTGACCCGCGAAACACACACCATCCTGTGGCTGGATGCCGTGCCCGGCCTGTCGATCACCGAGCGCCGACGCGCCGGGTTCATGGCGGCCGTGGCCGCGCACGACGGCGACTGCCAGGCCGCCGTGCGCACGGCCGCGGCCTTCGATCGCGCCAGCGGTGCACGGCTGCTCACCGACTGGCTCAGCGAACACCCCATGCCCGATGCGCTGATCACAGCCGCTTATCCGCTACTCGACGGCGCGCTCGACGTGCTGCTGGCCGACGCGGGCGACACGCCAGCCCTGCCGCGGGCCGGCACCTTCGGCGATGACCGCGTGCTCGATTTCCTGCCCATGGCGGTCAATTCGCTGCCGCAACAACACGACAAGATCGCGCAGACGACCCTCGAACGCATGTGGGCGGCACTCGCCGGGGAATGTACGCCGGGACGAGACCGCATTCATCGCCTGTTGAAGCAACGACGCCGCAAAGTTCCATCAGGCGAAACAAACGTTCCGAAATAA
- a CDS encoding sugar porter family MFS transporter gives MVWLSCGLAALAGLLFGMDIGVISGALPFIKKDFNLSSAMEGWIVSSMMVGAAIGALSAGTISKTMGRKRALLASALLFIIGALVCVSAPGPTLLWIGRILLGLAVGVASFTAPLYLSEVTPERIRGTTISFYQLMVTVGILAAFVSNAAFSYIESWRWMFGVLVIPAVMLFFGALSVPNSPRWLAAKDRFDEARDVLSRLRGTTEEVDYEMGEIQDAIEQERGAQGFQMFRSNPNFRRSVFLGVALQLVQQFTGMNVIMYYAPQIFQTAGFEGTSASLWATVVTGLTNVLATFIAIALIDRAGRKPILYAGFAIMAITMALLSTIIYIGPSTAFLQYTAMAMVLLFVVGFAMSAGPLIWTLCAEIQPLQGRDFGIGASTGANWIGNFCIGFFFPIMFNGIGGTWTFGLLAAVNALFIIFTLKYVPETKGISLEKIETNLLSGKALSKIGV, from the coding sequence ATGGTCTGGCTTTCCTGCGGCCTGGCCGCGCTCGCCGGCCTGCTGTTCGGCATGGACATCGGCGTCATTTCCGGCGCCCTACCCTTCATCAAAAAGGATTTCAACCTGTCCTCGGCGATGGAGGGCTGGATCGTGTCGTCGATGATGGTCGGCGCCGCCATCGGCGCCCTGTCGGCCGGTACGATCTCCAAGACCATGGGCCGCAAGCGCGCGCTGCTGGCCTCCGCGCTACTGTTCATCATCGGCGCGCTCGTGTGCGTGTCCGCGCCCGGGCCAACGCTGCTGTGGATCGGCCGTATCCTGCTCGGCCTGGCCGTCGGCGTGGCCTCGTTCACCGCCCCGCTGTATCTGTCGGAGGTCACGCCCGAGCGCATTCGCGGCACGACCATCTCCTTCTATCAGTTGATGGTCACGGTCGGCATCCTCGCGGCGTTCGTCTCCAACGCGGCGTTTTCGTATATCGAGAGCTGGCGCTGGATGTTCGGCGTGCTGGTAATCCCGGCCGTGATGCTGTTCTTTGGCGCACTGAGCGTACCCAACAGCCCGCGCTGGCTCGCGGCCAAGGATCGCTTCGACGAAGCGCGTGACGTGCTGTCCAGGCTGCGCGGCACGACCGAGGAAGTCGACTACGAAATGGGCGAGATCCAGGACGCGATCGAGCAGGAACGCGGCGCGCAGGGCTTCCAGATGTTCCGCAGCAACCCGAATTTCCGTCGCTCGGTGTTCCTGGGCGTGGCCCTGCAGCTGGTGCAGCAGTTCACCGGCATGAACGTAATCATGTACTACGCCCCGCAGATCTTTCAGACCGCGGGTTTCGAAGGCACTTCGGCCAGCCTGTGGGCGACCGTGGTCACCGGCCTGACCAACGTCCTGGCCACCTTCATCGCCATCGCGCTGATCGACCGTGCCGGGCGCAAGCCGATTCTGTATGCCGGCTTCGCCATCATGGCCATCACCATGGCGCTGCTGAGCACGATCATCTACATCGGCCCGAGCACGGCCTTTTTGCAATACACGGCCATGGCCATGGTGCTGCTGTTCGTGGTCGGCTTCGCCATGTCGGCCGGCCCGCTGATCTGGACGCTGTGCGCCGAAATCCAGCCCCTGCAGGGCCGCGACTTCGGCATCGGCGCCTCCACCGGCGCCAACTGGATCGGCAACTTCTGCATCGGCTTCTTCTTCCCGATCATGTTTAACGGCATTGGCGGCACCTGGACCTTCGGCCTGCTGGCCGCGGTCAACGCACTGTTCATCATCTTCACGCTCAAGTACGTGCCCGAGACCAAGGGCATCTCGCTGGAGAAGATCGAAACGAACCTGTTGTCGGGCAAGGCGCTCAGCAAAATCGGCGTCTGA
- a CDS encoding alpha/beta hydrolase has product MSNAWDRAYDNRAAVADAGDWLRHWQADAAAFRALRGADQPLERTYGVGEREVFDLFEPEGEAAGTLIFVHGGYWRALSRRDNHQFAAGALARGWRVALIEYPLCPDVTLESLADAVIAGIQAIADEVTGPLVLAGHSAGGHLVTHAVTTHSGLLAAARKRIRRVISISGLHDLRPIAATTDINGTLGLSEQRATLASPALQSPDLPGDLICVVGGDELPELKRQTHLLANIWTGLGVATRAVELAGEHHFSVLEALRSPATALTRWATPEG; this is encoded by the coding sequence ATGAGCAACGCCTGGGATCGCGCCTACGACAACCGCGCCGCGGTCGCCGACGCCGGCGACTGGCTGCGCCACTGGCAGGCCGACGCCGCGGCCTTTCGCGCGCTGCGCGGCGCCGACCAGCCGCTGGAGCGCACCTACGGCGTCGGCGAGCGTGAAGTCTTCGACCTGTTCGAGCCGGAGGGCGAAGCGGCGGGCACGCTGATCTTCGTCCACGGCGGCTACTGGCGAGCGCTGTCGCGCCGCGACAATCACCAGTTCGCCGCCGGCGCACTCGCCCGCGGCTGGCGGGTCGCGTTGATCGAATACCCGCTGTGCCCGGATGTCACGCTGGAGTCGCTGGCGGATGCCGTGATTGCCGGCATCCAGGCGATCGCCGACGAAGTGACGGGCCCGCTCGTACTGGCCGGGCATTCGGCCGGTGGCCATCTCGTCACCCATGCCGTGACCACCCACAGCGGCCTGCTGGCCGCGGCCCGCAAACGCATCCGCCGCGTCATCTCCATCTCCGGGCTGCACGACCTGCGCCCCATCGCCGCCACCACCGACATCAACGGCACGCTGGGCCTGTCCGAACAGCGCGCGACGCTCGCCTCGCCAGCGCTGCAATCGCCCGATCTGCCCGGCGATCTGATCTGCGTGGTGGGCGGCGACGAACTGCCCGAACTCAAGCGCCAGACCCACCTGCTCGCCAATATCTGGACCGGCCTGGGCGTGGCCACACGCGCCGTAGAACTGGCCGGTGAGCATCATTTTTCCGTGCTGGAAGCCCTGCGCTCGCCCGCGACGGCGTTGACGCGGTGGGCAACGCCCGAGGGCTGA
- a CDS encoding ATP-binding cassette domain-containing protein has translation MNTDTQPILSGRGLTKRYGRVTALDNADFDLYPGEVLGVIGDNGAGKSTLIKAISGAVVPDAGEIRLNGTPVQFASPMNARDAGIETVYQTLALSPALSITDNMFLGREIRRKGVLGSLFRMLDRPAMEDFAREKLSELGLLTIQNISQAVETLSGGQRQGVAVARAAAFAAKVIIMDEPTAALGVKESGLVLELIRDVKKRGLPIVLISHNMPHVFEVADRVHIHRLGRRVAVVDPKTMSPSDAVAIMTGAKEPPAEDVAA, from the coding sequence ATGAATACAGACACCCAACCCATCCTCTCCGGCCGGGGACTGACCAAACGCTACGGCCGGGTCACGGCGCTGGATAATGCCGATTTCGATCTCTACCCGGGCGAGGTGCTGGGTGTCATCGGTGACAACGGCGCGGGCAAGTCGACGCTGATCAAGGCCATATCCGGGGCGGTGGTGCCCGATGCCGGCGAGATACGGCTCAACGGCACGCCGGTGCAGTTCGCTTCGCCCATGAACGCGCGCGATGCCGGCATCGAGACCGTGTACCAGACGCTCGCGTTGTCGCCGGCGCTGTCGATCACGGACAACATGTTTCTCGGCCGGGAAATACGCCGGAAAGGTGTTCTCGGGTCGTTGTTCCGGATGCTGGACCGGCCGGCGATGGAAGACTTCGCGCGGGAAAAACTGTCGGAGCTGGGGCTGCTGACGATCCAGAACATCAGTCAGGCGGTCGAAACCCTGTCGGGCGGCCAGCGCCAGGGCGTGGCCGTGGCGCGCGCGGCGGCCTTTGCCGCGAAGGTCATCATCATGGACGAGCCGACCGCGGCGCTCGGCGTGAAGGAGTCCGGCCTGGTGCTCGAGTTGATCCGCGACGTGAAGAAACGCGGCCTGCCGATTGTGCTGATCTCGCACAATATGCCGCATGTATTCGAGGTGGCCGACCGGGTCCATATCCACCGCCTGGGGCGGCGCGTCGCGGTGGTCGATCCGAAGACCATGTCGCCGTCCGATGCCGTCGCGATCATGACCGGTGCCAAGGAGCCGCCGGCGGAGGACGTGGCGGCCTGA
- a CDS encoding ABC transporter permease, which yields MNNAATEAPASGEQHHGPLRRVQHFLHGNPAAVPIIVVILSVIFFSIAVGSRFYSAFALTLILQQVAITGIVGAGETLIILTAGIDLSVGAIMVLSSVVMGQFAMHYGVPGFVAVLAGLSVGGICGLLSGLLVSVVKLPPFIVTLGAWSVYGATTYIYSGNETVRSQDIDRVAPILHFLGNSFRIGNAVFTYGVVLMVALALALWFALNHTAWGRHVYAVGDDKDAALLAGIRTGRVLVSVYVVAGVICGLAGWTLIGRIGAISPQAGQMENIKAITAVVIGGTSLFGGRGSIIGTLFGALIVGVFSLGLRLLGTDPQWTQLAVGALIIIAVTTDQWIRKISA from the coding sequence ATGAACAACGCCGCCACCGAAGCGCCTGCATCCGGGGAACAACACCACGGGCCGTTGCGCCGGGTGCAGCATTTTCTGCACGGCAATCCGGCGGCCGTGCCGATCATCGTCGTAATCCTGTCGGTGATCTTCTTCTCGATAGCCGTCGGCTCGAGGTTCTATTCGGCCTTCGCGCTCACGCTGATTCTTCAGCAGGTGGCGATCACCGGCATCGTGGGCGCCGGCGAGACGCTGATCATCCTGACAGCCGGCATCGACCTGTCGGTGGGCGCCATCATGGTGCTGAGCTCAGTGGTGATGGGCCAGTTCGCCATGCATTACGGCGTGCCCGGTTTCGTCGCCGTACTCGCCGGGCTGAGTGTGGGCGGGATCTGCGGCCTGTTGAGCGGCCTGCTGGTATCGGTCGTCAAGTTGCCGCCGTTCATCGTTACCCTCGGCGCCTGGTCGGTTTATGGCGCGACGACCTACATTTACTCGGGCAATGAAACGGTACGCAGCCAGGATATCGACCGGGTGGCGCCGATCCTGCATTTCCTGGGCAACTCCTTCCGGATTGGTAACGCGGTGTTCACCTACGGCGTGGTGCTGATGGTGGCGCTGGCACTGGCGCTGTGGTTTGCGTTGAATCACACGGCCTGGGGGCGCCATGTCTACGCGGTCGGCGATGACAAGGACGCCGCGCTTCTGGCCGGCATCCGCACCGGCCGTGTTCTGGTTTCGGTGTATGTGGTGGCCGGCGTGATCTGCGGCCTGGCCGGCTGGACGCTGATCGGGCGCATCGGGGCCATATCGCCGCAGGCCGGCCAGATGGAAAACATCAAGGCCATCACGGCGGTGGTGATCGGCGGCACGTCGCTGTTCGGCGGGCGCGGCTCGATTATCGGCACCTTGTTCGGGGCGTTGATCGTGGGCGTGTTTTCGCTCGGTCTTCGGCTGCTCGGTACGGACCCGCAATGGACCCAGCTGGCCGTCGGCGCGCTGATCATCATCGCGGTGACCACCGACCAGTGGATCAGGAAGATTTCGGCATGA
- a CDS encoding sugar ABC transporter substrate-binding protein, whose product MGMKISWSKCILLSLAAGGALVSAPAFAKDVSACLITKTDSNPYFVTMRKGALKEAKKLGVHLKTYAGKYDGDNQSQVSAIEDCMADGVDGILITASAPSAIVPTVQKARKAGIMVIALDTTLQPASAADATFATDNFEAGKLDGEWAKKHLGQTKAHIAFLDLATSQPSVGVQRDQGFMKGFGIDIKNPNKWGDENDPRIVGHAVTGGAQDGGRKAMENLLQKSPDINLVYAINEPAAEGAYQALKSVGMQNRVTIVAIDGSCNGVQDVQQGVIGADAQQFPLRMAKRGIKAVKTYVDSGKKPSTSAGLNFTNTGVHLITDDPVKGVKSYSTKSGMKTCWGKLQ is encoded by the coding sequence ATGGGCATGAAAATATCGTGGTCTAAATGCATTTTGCTATCTCTCGCTGCCGGCGGTGCGTTGGTGAGCGCGCCGGCGTTCGCCAAGGACGTCAGCGCCTGTTTGATTACCAAGACCGATAGCAACCCCTACTTCGTCACCATGAGAAAAGGCGCGCTCAAGGAGGCGAAGAAACTCGGCGTCCACCTCAAGACCTACGCGGGCAAGTATGACGGCGACAACCAGTCTCAGGTGAGCGCGATCGAAGACTGCATGGCCGATGGGGTCGACGGCATTCTGATCACGGCCTCGGCGCCCAGTGCGATCGTCCCCACGGTACAAAAAGCGCGCAAGGCCGGGATCATGGTGATTGCGCTCGATACGACGCTGCAGCCGGCCAGTGCCGCCGACGCCACGTTCGCGACCGACAACTTCGAGGCCGGCAAGCTCGACGGCGAGTGGGCGAAAAAGCACCTCGGCCAGACCAAGGCCCATATCGCTTTTCTGGATCTTGCCACGAGCCAGCCGTCGGTCGGTGTCCAGCGTGATCAGGGTTTCATGAAGGGTTTCGGTATCGACATCAAGAATCCGAACAAATGGGGCGATGAAAACGATCCGCGCATCGTCGGGCATGCGGTCACCGGCGGCGCCCAGGATGGCGGGCGCAAGGCCATGGAGAATCTGCTGCAGAAGAGTCCCGACATCAACCTGGTCTATGCCATCAACGAGCCGGCGGCCGAGGGTGCCTACCAGGCGTTGAAGTCGGTCGGGATGCAGAATCGGGTCACGATCGTGGCCATCGATGGCAGTTGCAACGGTGTCCAGGATGTCCAGCAGGGCGTGATCGGCGCCGATGCCCAGCAGTTCCCGCTGCGGATGGCCAAGCGCGGCATCAAGGCGGTCAAGACCTATGTGGATAGCGGCAAGAAGCCCAGCACCAGTGCCGGGCTCAACTTCACCAATACCGGGGTTCATCTGATCACCGATGACCCGGTCAAGGGCGTGAAGTCGTACAGCACGAAATCCGGCATGAAGACATGCTGGGGCAAGCTCCAGTAG
- a CDS encoding sulfotransferase family 2 domain-containing protein, translating into MLDPARYGPIIIETKRKSYGLSCVFRYDGYLQVAFRSWRHVVLFAVCIGFRYVRFVKAQFLEVLDRRPRRDVRFWVSHEHRLMFMRIPKNASSYMRALFTANHPLGAGFDASAETPRGYRLRTGIRNIPVTRRTIHGGRHYKIFVVIRDPMARIVSGFLDRVVKKSTGNLPDAPHPRFYRRISRFHNREIDRSTITFQQFLDYVLAKPDKQRNKHYRSQSHFLGRHLFDFYGCVDNLSDTLAFLQAQGMVTDGFNVASSKKTAYAPPGAHAIDCPARATARDLKGYDHFPAVADFFDGSSLERFVEAYRADIQLYVRARGIDMRQLIDRY; encoded by the coding sequence ATGTTAGACCCGGCCCGTTACGGCCCGATTATTATTGAAACAAAACGAAAAAGTTATGGATTATCGTGCGTTTTTCGTTATGACGGTTATCTTCAGGTGGCGTTCCGGAGTTGGCGTCATGTCGTTTTATTTGCAGTATGCATCGGATTTCGATATGTGCGGTTCGTGAAAGCGCAATTTTTGGAAGTTCTGGACCGCAGACCTAGGCGCGACGTGCGTTTCTGGGTATCTCATGAACATCGCCTGATGTTCATGAGAATTCCAAAAAACGCGAGCAGCTACATGCGCGCGCTTTTCACCGCCAACCATCCGCTGGGGGCAGGGTTCGACGCGTCGGCCGAAACCCCGCGCGGATACAGGTTGCGCACAGGGATCAGAAACATTCCGGTTACCCGGAGAACGATTCATGGCGGCCGCCACTACAAAATATTCGTTGTCATTCGGGATCCCATGGCCCGGATCGTCAGCGGGTTTCTGGATCGCGTCGTCAAAAAAAGCACGGGCAACCTGCCCGACGCGCCGCACCCTCGCTTTTACCGCCGTATCAGCCGGTTTCACAACCGGGAGATCGATCGATCCACGATTACTTTTCAACAGTTTCTCGATTACGTGCTGGCTAAGCCGGATAAGCAGCGCAACAAGCATTACCGCAGCCAGAGCCATTTTCTGGGGCGTCATCTCTTCGATTTCTATGGCTGTGTGGACAACTTGTCTGACACGCTCGCTTTCCTCCAGGCGCAGGGCATGGTCACGGACGGTTTCAACGTCGCGTCTTCAAAGAAAACGGCATATGCCCCGCCCGGCGCACACGCGATTGATTGCCCGGCACGGGCAACTGCCCGCGATCTGAAGGGCTACGATCACTTTCCGGCCGTCGCCGATTTCTTCGATGGCTCTTCGCTCGAGCGTTTCGTCGAGGCTTATCGTGCCGACATCCAGTTGTACGTGCGGGCCCGTGGCATCGATATGCGCCAGTTGATCGATCGCTACTGA